A portion of the Paucilactobacillus hokkaidonensis JCM 18461 genome contains these proteins:
- a CDS encoding cation:proton antiporter family protein, whose protein sequence is MTQLSLVIVLFAALIIPLIMAKLKLTALPTAVIEIITGIVLGQSGLHLVSASVPLNTLSDIGVIVLLFLSGMEIDFSLFQHRVLRTHFEKEAALATKNIKSPVRLATESYISIMVLSIILAILFKISGLFSNIWLAAILFSTISLGVVIATLKERELLSKAYGQTLLLIAVLGEVVPMLALTVYASVFGNSKHPLWLIPLVFIAALVLFKRFRTFFSFFERINKSTTQLDIRLAFFLIVTLVAIAESVGAESIMGAFLAGIVLKLLQPHEDTRDKLDSFGYGLLIPIFFIMSGVNLNISQLLSNPKTLVLIPLFFVAYILAKLAVILVLKQRFKNLNALAGGTLNMATITLVLAVLKVAKNMHAITGQQSGAFILSAVITCVIAPLLFNHLYTAEPEDKHKAIVHFVGTNMATIPVAQQLAQDRYDIEMYTDKDKNYHAFNSETHVELLDSLDTAEVVKHKVFNADILVLGHFDAMKNYRLALAAKEFGVPRVIARFEDRNILKNEAEDELVAAGVEVYSTPEANISLLRSLIEVPSTLEILQSTQAAIYEVTVRNRLYTGTSIRDLPFITEITISQIFRNDRFIKPTGDTLIQLNDTLIFTGNKEQAPSIREALGRLNSN, encoded by the coding sequence TGTCAGACATCGGTGTAATTGTGCTGTTATTTTTAAGCGGCATGGAAATTGATTTTTCTTTATTCCAGCATCGCGTTCTTCGCACCCACTTTGAAAAAGAAGCGGCCTTGGCAACTAAAAATATTAAATCGCCAGTCCGGCTAGCCACCGAGTCGTACATCTCAATCATGGTGTTATCGATCATTCTAGCCATTTTATTTAAAATATCTGGTTTATTTAGCAATATTTGGTTAGCCGCAATTCTATTTTCTACGATTAGTTTGGGCGTCGTCATTGCCACATTAAAAGAACGAGAATTGCTCAGTAAAGCCTACGGACAAACATTATTGCTCATTGCTGTTCTGGGTGAAGTTGTGCCAATGCTTGCTCTAACCGTATATGCATCAGTGTTTGGAAACAGCAAACATCCACTATGGTTGATCCCACTAGTTTTTATCGCCGCGTTGGTATTATTCAAACGATTCAGGACCTTTTTTAGTTTCTTTGAACGAATCAATAAATCCACGACGCAGCTTGATATTCGACTCGCTTTTTTCTTAATCGTAACGCTAGTTGCAATCGCTGAGTCAGTTGGTGCTGAAAGCATTATGGGCGCCTTTTTGGCTGGTATAGTCTTAAAACTGCTCCAACCACATGAAGACACCCGTGATAAGTTGGATTCATTCGGTTATGGACTGTTGATTCCAATCTTCTTCATTATGAGTGGAGTCAATTTAAACATCTCCCAACTTCTTTCAAATCCGAAAACCTTAGTTTTAATTCCACTCTTCTTTGTGGCTTATATTCTCGCTAAGTTAGCTGTAATCTTAGTATTAAAGCAACGTTTTAAAAATCTAAATGCGCTGGCTGGTGGCACGCTAAACATGGCCACCATCACACTAGTTTTAGCCGTGTTAAAAGTTGCAAAAAACATGCACGCAATTACTGGTCAACAATCTGGCGCCTTTATTTTATCTGCCGTTATCACTTGTGTGATTGCACCCTTGCTATTTAACCATCTCTACACTGCAGAGCCAGAAGATAAGCATAAGGCAATTGTCCATTTTGTCGGAACTAATATGGCTACAATTCCAGTCGCGCAGCAACTTGCGCAAGATCGTTATGACATTGAAATGTACACAGATAAGGATAAAAATTATCATGCCTTCAATAGCGAAACACATGTGGAACTGCTAGATAGTTTGGATACCGCAGAGGTCGTCAAGCATAAGGTATTTAATGCCGATATTCTCGTTTTAGGCCACTTTGATGCAATGAAAAATTACCGTTTAGCACTCGCTGCCAAGGAATTTGGTGTTCCACGTGTCATTGCACGCTTTGAAGATCGAAATATTTTAAAAAACGAAGCTGAAGATGAACTAGTTGCTGCCGGCGTTGAAGTTTATAGCACCCCTGAAGCAAATATCAGTCTGTTACGAAGCTTGATTGAAGTTCCATCAACACTTGAAATTTTGCAAAGCACCCAGGCTGCAATTTATGAAGTCACCGTGCGTAATCGACTTTACACTGGTACCTCAATTCGTGATTTACCTTTCATTACAGAAATTACCATTAGCCAGATATTTAGAAATGACCGTTTCATTAAGCCAACTGGTGATACCCTTATCCAGTTGAATGATACCCTCATATTCACTGGAAATAAGGAACAAGCACCATCGATTCGTGAAGCACTTGGGCGTTTGAATTCAAACTGA
- a CDS encoding histidine phosphatase family protein produces the protein MAITVYFVRHGQTYLNQYNRIQGWSDAPLTAQGVEDAKRAGQTLNQINFDAAFSSDSSRAIITAQTILASNPTKLTDPIIEPAFREEFFGYFEGADGPHTWDFLGRPLGMNDFEAMIAGLSIEKVRDMLHDADPYGDAEDNKAFWKRFDHGFDVLRQQPDNTTILVVSHGTAIRSIVSRFAPEMNPTSSPKNGSITKLTLTKDQTKVDFFNKLTLPTNM, from the coding sequence ATGGCTATCACCGTTTATTTTGTTCGTCACGGACAAACCTATCTCAATCAATACAATCGGATTCAGGGGTGGTCAGATGCACCACTTACAGCACAGGGAGTTGAGGACGCTAAAAGGGCTGGTCAAACACTAAATCAGATTAATTTTGATGCTGCATTCAGCAGTGACTCCAGCCGCGCAATCATTACCGCTCAGACTATTTTGGCCAGCAACCCTACTAAGCTCACCGACCCCATTATTGAACCGGCCTTTCGTGAAGAGTTCTTTGGCTACTTTGAAGGTGCCGATGGACCACATACGTGGGATTTTCTTGGCCGGCCACTAGGCATGAACGACTTTGAAGCCATGATTGCTGGCCTATCAATTGAAAAAGTCCGTGACATGCTCCACGATGCCGATCCATATGGCGACGCTGAGGATAATAAGGCTTTTTGGAAGCGATTTGATCATGGCTTTGATGTATTACGTCAACAACCGGATAACACCACTATTTTAGTGGTGTCACACGGTACTGCCATTCGGTCAATCGTTAGCCGGTTTGCTCCCGAAATGAATCCCACTTCTTCACCTAAAAATGGCAGCATTACTAAACTAACGCTGACCAAAGATCAAACTAAAGTAGACTTTTTCAACAAACTAACATTACCTACTAATATGTAA